In Marasmius oreades isolate 03SP1 chromosome 1, whole genome shotgun sequence, one DNA window encodes the following:
- a CDS encoding uncharacterized protein (BUSCO:EOG092630UB) encodes MNPSTSNTSLASSSATTRTLGSTTMASRTPGIARSLRSSALKRDSSTAMLDKEPHPTSSKRALLSSTLTAASTERQLASLQTANHSLTSKLRETEHELASVQRDRRFLADREKAEREAREESEKTRENERKKYVAEIQKLRASLGKMEEQIEEAKDEGRKMKEEAGKTRRELDRKEMESARVKRELETLESELSSTQRDLQQTMEECTELEKRIGKDNEDMIERAAKEIEDRFVKEMEDERKSMEETLEEVLKEKDAEIEDLRATIDEQQKEWMKMEEYAENLESQLTEAATKLANEEKTRTEALALASKAIGRQLSEPSSSPQTAMDVDSLASSSQLVPTQPEPSTPSKTGTLSSMLLATPSSASRMARQAITNRLSSPRHPFTPPFSNSPLRRRAGESSPGPSTLSTPLRIEIFKRDPDAEALGSHLASLMDHLRKVESENVKLRAELGVLRGKDESIQVLKEENMSHQARIKRQEKEIEKLVKASTFSPSLSSSINSSSSPRSVQETNELAKLRVEHANLLERFGEIKAELAGLKSAGRDPLLTQSSGGPEKESEGQFNDDSSDEPEATKQRSRMKERELENLRKELEFAKGMMDSYATELQLMTPNAGLGSASTPLNELNGRRVIQLEQLLEEAKNENEKLREDIETILLEQKPTEDSVTNPDLEVIKQLQSQVLALEETIATRLVTIENLEQELFELRGEIAGGRHVPPNTRILKTTEAAPGDYDPSSSTKSSAPQQNDDLVPKETLMSALREGKRLQEELERREKRLLRLKEIFNSKSAEFREAVGALLGIKLAFYPNGQVRITSLYDMTATFVFSPSKHDLKMQLIGVGTEDGPPQDWRENLPNWQSYWIEQEQCIPGFLATVTLEIYDRWKSKGGGGMKSTQ; translated from the exons ATGAACCCGTCAACCTCAAACACCTCTTTAGCGAGCTCAAGTGCTACCACTCGAACTCTTGGTTCAACCACGATGGCGTCAAGAACACCTGGAATCGCGCGAAGCCTGAGGAGCAGCGCTCTTAAGAGAGACAGCTCAACGGCGATGCTGGACAAAG AACCCCATCCCACCAGTAGCAAACGCGCCTTACTCTCATCTACCCTTACCGCAGCCTCCACCGAACGACAACTTGCTTCTCTACAGACAGCAAAtcattctctcacatctaaACTACGTGAAACCGAGCACGAGCTAGCTTCAGTCCAAAGAGACCGGCGATTCTTAGCCGACCGCGAAAAagctgagagagaagcacgcGAAGAGAGTGAGAAAACTCGGGAAAACGAAAGGAAGAAATATGTCGCTGAGATTCAGAAATTGAGGGCTTCTTTGGGGAAGATGGAAGAGCAGATTGAAGAGGCGAAAGATGAGGGAAGAAAGATGAAGGAAGAAGCCGGGAAGACCAGAAGAGAGCTGGACAGGAAAGAAATGGAAAGCGCGCGTGTAAAGAGGGAACTAGAAACTCTGGAGTCGGAACTAAGCAGTACCCAACGAGATCTCCAGCAAACGATGGAAGAATGCACGGAGCTCGAGAAAAGGATTGGAAAAGACAACGAGGACATGATAGAGAGAGCCGCGAAAGAGATCGAGGACCGGTTCGTTAAGGAAATGGAAGATGAAAGAAAGTCCATGGAGGAGACCCTTGAAGAAGTCTTAAAAGAAAAGGATGCAGAGATCGAGGACTTGAGGGCGACCATCGACGAACAACAGAAGGAGtggatgaagatggaggaaTACGCGGAGAATCTGGAGAGCCAACTGACAGAGGCGGCCACAAAGCTTGCCAACGAGGAAAAGACCAGGACAGAGGCCTTGGCCTTGGCATCCAAAGCAATAGGCAGACAACTAAGTGAACCTTCATCCTCGCCTCAAACCGCAATGGATGTCGACTCGTTGGCATCGTCCTCTCAACTGGTTCCAACACAACCAGAACCATCAACACCTTCTAAGACTGGTACCCTGTCCTCTATGTTGCTCGCTACACCTTCGTCCGCATCTCGAATGGCTAGACAAGCTATAACCAACCGACTATCTAGTCCTCGCCATCCATTCACTCCTCCATTCAGTAATTCTCCCCTTCGTCGTCGAGCCGGTGAATCTTCACCTGGTCCATCTACTCTATCTACCCCATTGAGAATAGAGATTTTCAAGAGAGATCCGGATGCTGAGGCTCTTGGTTCTCATCTGGCATCTCTGATGGATCACCTCCGGAAGGTTGAAAGCGAGAATGTCAAGTTGAGGGCTGAACTCGGCGTCCTGCGTGGGAAAGAT GAATCAATACAAGTgctcaaagaagaaaacatgTCTCACCAAGCCAGGATCAAGAGACaagagaaggaaattgagaaaTTGGTCAAGGCATCAACATTTTCACCGTCCTTGTCATCCTCGATcaattcatcttcatcccctCGGAGTGTCCAGGAAACTAACGAGCTGGCGAAGCTACGTGTGGAGCATGCAAACCTTTTGGAGAGGTTTGGAGAAATCAAGGCGGAGCTCGCTGGGCTGAAGAGCGCTGGACGTGATCCATTACTCACCCAGAGCTCAGGTGGTCCGGAAAAGGAGAGCGAGGGACAATTTAACGACGATTCCAGTGATGAACCTGAGGCGACCAAACAACGGTCAAGGATGAAAGAAAGGGAACTAGAGAATTTACGGAAGGAACTGGAGTTCGCCAAAGGGATGATG GATTCTTACGCAACAGAGCTTCAGCTCATGACGCCTAATGCTGGATTAGGTTCGGCTTCAACGCCGTTGAACGAGCTAAACGGCCGGCGCGTCATCCAACTCGAGCAGCTGCTCGAAGAGGCGAAGAACGAAAATGAGAAGCTTCGCGAGGACATCGAGACAATTCTACTCGAGCAAAAGCCGACCGAAGACTCCGTTACCAATCCTGATCTAGAGGTCATAAAACAGCTACAGTCTCAGGTTTTAGCTCTAGAGGAGACTATCGCTACGCGCCTCGTCACGATAGAAAATCTCGAACAAGAGCTGTTTGAACTTCGCGGGGAGATTGCAGGTGGAAGACATGTTCCACCAAATACGAGGATTCTCAAGACTACCGAGGCAGCGCCCGGGGATTacgatccttcttcttctacgaAGAGTTCCGCTCCGCAACAGAACGATGACCTAGTGCCAAAGGAAACCCTTATGTCGGCGTTGAGAGAGGGGAAAAGGCTTCAGGAAGAGTTGGAAAGGAGAGAGAAGCGACTGCTTCGTCTGAAAGAG ATCTTTAATTCCAAGTCTGCCGAATTCCGGGAGGCCGTCGGAGCCCTTCTGGGCATCAAGTTGGCCTTCTACCCTAACGGCCAAGTGAGGATAACAAGCCTGTATGATATGACTGCCACTTTCGTGTTTAGCCCTTCCAAA CACGATCTCAAGATGCAACTGATAGGTGTTGGAACAGAGGACGGACCTCCCCAGGATTGGCGAGAGAACCTACCAAATTGGCAGAGCTATTGGATAGAGCAGGAGCAGTGTATACCGGGCTTCTTGGCTACAGTTACGTTGGAAATTTACGATCGGTGGAAGAGCAAGGGAGGTGGAGGGATGAAATCTACCCAATAA
- a CDS encoding uncharacterized protein (BUSCO:EOG09262O0R), with translation MTEKTWSPTSRPTVSASYAFPAMVAVRLLVALVQPFDLIHDHQLSSPLTSYRNLQEGIHLFRNGIDPYSGGVFRHSPLYLSLFSTLIPKSKTFSAVLWTLCDALGAYALVHIWRARQGLGKHAHSTRDELVAGAYLFNPYLFLPSVALSTSSFENMLALLALMFASQKKQSKALLALSFLLHTSLSSLVLLAPVLLLLLSDPHSHLASPRAFSGDLKRLPSLMAEFLLYFSFLAVASCLASGGITWVSQTWGASLTLPDLTPNTGLWWYFFTEMFDHFRPFFLMVFSVHLLIYTAPVCIKFQYDLLYASFVLFGILGIFKAYPTLSDPGLFITMHVLFPEVYPYLRYPIVTALLHLHASLLMPLFHNLWLAQGTGNANFFYASTLVFACANGAAVIDALWAGLRIALGEEKEGWVIAQE, from the exons ATGACTGAAAAGACCTGGTCTCCGACGTCGAGACCTACAGTGTCGGCGAGCTATGCGTTCCCTGCAATGGTTGCTGTGAGGTTGCTTGTCGCCCTTGTTCAGCCCTTCGACCTCATCCACGACCATCAACTGTCCTCGCCGCTCACCTCTTATCGCAATT TGCAGGAAGGCATACATCTATTCCGAAATGGCATTGACCCATACTCTGGAGGAGTTTTTAGACAT TCGCCATTGTATTTATCATTATTTTCGACGCTCATACCTAAGTCGAAAACGTTTTCTGCCGTATTATGGACGTTGTGTGATGCATTAGGTGCATACGCTTTGGTCCATATATGGAGGGCACGCCAGGGGCTGGGGAAACATGCACACAGTACGAGGGACGAGTTGGTGGCTGGCGC ATATCTTTTCAATCCATATTTATTCTTACCCAGTGTGGCTctctcaacctcctcttTCGAGAACATGTTGGCCTTGTTAGCTCTGATGTTCGCTTCCCAGA AAAAACAATCGAAAGCACTTCTTGCGTTATCTTTTCTCCTCCATACCTCCTTATCCTCGCTAGTCCTCTTGGCCCCAGTGctacttcttcttcttaGCGACCCTCATTCACACTTAGCGTCGCCAAGAGCGTTTTCCGGAGACCTGAAGAGACTACCGTCTTTAATGGCTGAGTTTCTCTTGTACTTCTCGTTCCTAGCCGTCGCGTCTTGCCTCGCATCAGGAGGAATAACATGGGTATCGCAGACGTGGGGCGCAAG TTTGACACTTCCAGACCTTACGCCCAATACCGGATTATGGTGGTACTTCTTTACTGAAATGTTTGATCACTTTAGACCGTTTTTCCTCATGGTTTTCTCG GTGCATCTGCTAATATATACCGCTCCTGTCTGCATCAAATTTCA ATATGACCTCCTTTACGCATCGTTTGTACTCTTTGGAATTCTTGGAATTTTTAAAGCGTATCCAACGCTGTCGGACCCTGGGTTGTTCATCACGATGCACGTCTTGTTCCCCGAAGTATATCCAT ACTTAAGATATCCGATAGTAACCGCCCTCTTACATCTTCACGCATCGCTCTTAATGCCCCTTTTCCATAACCTTTGGCTGGCGCAAGGAACAGGAAATGCAAACTTTTTCTATGCTAGCACGTTGGTGTTTGCATGTGCGAATGGTGCTGCAGTTATCGATGCGTTGTGGGCCGGACTAAGGATTGCACTTGgggaggaaaaggaaggtTGGGTTATTGCTCAGGAATga
- a CDS encoding uncharacterized protein (MEROPS:MER0047718), giving the protein MLWLVPLFVSPQVVISQINAGHGTHVAGIIGADPLKSQFNISGVAYSASLSAYRIFGCEGGTSDAEIIDALLLAVKDGQDIITLSLGGPDGWTESSSSVVASRIADSGKVVTIAAGNDGASGSWYSSSPGNGISVISVASLDNTVISLQTATVHGATHDPIPYFELFPFPVTNPLPVFATSNDTTVVDDACNPLPDSTPDLTSFLVVVRRGTCSFVQKLTNIAAKGGKLTFVYDNGNGFASIEVGGFNATLIQAADGEFLVNQFAAGTPITITFPQTGGSIQLRDPAGGLISSFTSYGPSNDFFFKPAVAAPGGNILSTLPIPLGSYGVESGTSMATPFVAGSAALLLQVKGRSNDVARSIRTLLETTAAAVPSDHTEDALLQTVSQQGAGLINVFNAAHATTFVSPGELILNDTAHFRGVQIFTVRNADSSPKTYRLSHIPAGTAVTVTPGTIFPADGPVPLSNYFAKVALSDTTFTLPPGQSKTITATFTPPSNVDSTTFPVFSGYIQVSVRGEPPLHVSYIGLAASLKDKQVVDNTDVFFGVKLPVILNAKGDVQEVPTNYTFDAASGDFPSIFVRLAFGTPVLRTDLVDPNVNVNTTLNKRTLLGEPVLTFPNEYPGGTFDKVPTLGSLFELDFISRNNEKPDDNIVYRLPVNTPTFANGTTIPNGNYRFLLRALRVTGDPENESDYESWLSPVLGVFVP; this is encoded by the exons ATGCTTTGGTTAGTGCCGCTTTTTGTGTCACCGCAAGTCGTAATTTCTCAAATCAATGCAGGACATGGTACTCATGTAGCT GGAATAATCGGTGCCGACCCGCTCAAAAGTCAATTCAATATTAGCGGGGTCGCCTACTCAGCTTCTCTCTCGGCGTATCGCATCTTTGGGTGTGAGGGTGGCACTTCTGATGCGG AGATTATCGACGCTCTCTTGCTAGCCGTGAAAGACGGACAAGACATCATCACATTGTCGCTTGGCGGACCTGACGGCTGGACCGAGTCGAGTTCTTCGGTCGTTGCGAGCAGGATCGCAGATTCAGGAAAGGTCGTCACAATAGCAGCTGGAAATGAC GGGGCCTCGGGCTCTTGGTATTCTTCCAGTCCTGGAAATGGAATCAGTGTCATTTCCGTGGCCAGTCTGGATAA CACGGTTATTTCCTTACAAACTGCAACAGTTCACGGCGCAACCCACGATCCGATACCATACTTCGAGCTATTCCCATTCCCAGTAACGAATCCGCTCCCTGTTTTCGCTACTTCGAACGATACCACTGTGGTGGACGATGCATGCAATCCGCTTCCAGACTCCACTCCTGACCTGACCTCATTCCTGGTG GTTGTGCGCAGAGGCACATGTTCCTTT GTGCAGAAATTGACGAATATTGCGGCCAAGGGGGGAAAATTAACATTCGTTTACGA CAATGGGAACGGTTTTGCCTCAATTGAAGTCGGGGGTTTCAACGCCACGTTGATTCAAGCTGCAGACGGAGAGTTC CTTGTCAATCAATTCGCTGCCGGCACACCGATAACGATAACTTTCCCTCAAACCGGAGGATCAATACAGTTACGAGATCCGGCAGGAGGACTTATTTCCTCATTCACGAG TTATGGCCCCTCAAAcgacttcttcttcaagccgGCGGTTGCTGCACCTGGAGGGAACAT TCTTTCGACGCTGCCGATACCATTGGGGTCGTATGGTGTCGAATCCGGAACAAG TATGGCGACTCCCTTCGTTGCAGGAAGTGCCGCCTTGTTGCTCCAAGTGAAAGGTAGATCAAACGACGTTGCCCGCAGCATACGAACCCTTCTGGAAAcgactgctgctgctgtccCTTCGGACCACACAGAGGACGCTTTACTGCAAACGGTCTCACAGCAAGGAGCGGGGCTCATCAATGTGTTCAACGCAGCGCATGCTACGACGTTCGTATCGCCCGGTGAACTCATTCTTAACGATACGGCCCATTTCCGTGGAGT GCAAATATTCACTGTTCGCAACGCAGACTCTTCACCAAAGACTTACAGGCTTAGCCACATCCCAGCTGGGACAGCTGTCACCGTGACCCCA GGAACGATCTTCCCCGCTGATGGACCTGTTCCTCTATCGAACTACTTTGCCAAGGTCGCCCTCAGTGATACGACGTTTACGTTACCTCCTGGCCAAAGCAAGACTATCACAGCTACCTTTACACCACCATCGAACGTGGATTCTACCACCTTCCCTGTTTTCTCTGGGTATATCCAAGTTTCGGTCAGAGGAGAGCCTCCGCTCCATGTGTCATATATCGGGCTTGCGGCCTCTCTTAAAGACAAACAAGTCGTCGATAACACTGACGTGTTCTTTGGGGTAAAACTGCCTGTTATTCTCAATGCTAAGGGTGATGTTCAGGAAGTACCGACGAACTATACGTTCGATGCGGCATCTGGGGACTTTCCGTCAATTTTTGTACG ACTTGCCTTTGGAACACCTGTTTTACGAACTGATTTGGTCGACCCCAACGTCAATGTCAACACAACCCTCAACAAACGAACTTTGTTGGGAGAACCTGTCTTGACGTTCCCCAACGAATACCCCGGAGGAACCTTCGATAAAGTGCCCACTCTAGGCTCCCTGTTCGAACTTGACTTTATTTCTCGTAATAACGAG AAACCCGATGACAATATTGTCTACCGACTTCCTGTCAATACACCAACATTCGCCAACGGGACGACTATTCCTAATGGTAACTATCGGTTCCTTCTCCGAGCTTTGAGAGTCACTGGCGACCCTGAGAATGAGTCGGATTATGAGAGTTGGTTAAGTCCGGTTTTGGGCGTGTTCGTTCCTTGA
- a CDS encoding uncharacterized protein (MEROPS:MER0047718), translated as MLPSWLGFLESKRYARYVYSPDLSKYPSLLSVLQIYSNLMINSKHRPIAGRVITSPDDFTFPPDTESTHALTGVDKLHAQGISGRGIKIGIIDSGIDYTHPALGSGFGPGHKVVGGFDFVGDNYKGGASYGNLTYSDQLPSTSNYFRQQYSRS; from the exons ATGCTTCCAAGCTGGCTAGGATTCCTGGAATCAAAGCGATACGCCCGTTACGTCTATTCTCCCGACCTGAGTAAATATCCTTCACTACTTTCCGTCTTACAAATCTACTCGAATCTAATGATTAATTCTAAACACAGACCTATAGCTGGTCGTGTCATAACAAGCCCGGACGATTTTACCTTTCCACCAGATACTGAATCCACTCATGCCCTTACT GGTGTAGACAAGCTTCACGCTCAAGGCATTTCCGGTCGCGGAATCAAAATCGGGAT CATTGACTCAG GTATCGATTACACTCACCCTGCCCTCGGAAGTGGCTTTGGACCTGGCCATAAAGTTGTCGGAGGTTTCGATTTTGTCGGAGACAATTACAAAGGTGGTGCTTCCTATGGCAACCTAACTTACAGCGATCAGCTCCCCTCAACCTCGAATTATTTTAGGCAACAATACTCCCGTTCCTGA
- a CDS encoding uncharacterized protein (BUSCO:EOG092615Y4): protein MSLRMCSSSSRIARPGLSTISGRTSHDTLDRYSTIRTFFTRQQAKFSTSSTSSLPPLLTVNRIGSPKSLQNCIFVRTRQFHATKSGYFSGEPQDGYKGKRRANGDESDNTSTTSSTISSERQTGSTAEDSKRGNDESQPDMKHERTPPEQSNEPPTPASPPTQPHILPYNFEQYSTFFRRLALSAPHFHAPTRDDFLRVADGFWQRLRIRFKWFTIKSFRKFNADDISGIMTWVLMSQTVWILVGTTTFFSVVFAIANSLQLQNFVARTISDYLTAETGVTVIFESAVVPKWKDSRISFKNVYVSRRPLSMQKTKIKEHQAALGYDLSHHPAYHHVGDEEDDEHRLPAEEDCNYTMFDLDIGSIDVTLSLWRWLDGKGLIESAVVKGVRGVLDRRSLEYDPDHPLDPLSCRHPYQIGDFELNSLQLEDVLITVHQPGGFRPFTASIFRADIHIFRRRWLVYDFLCAENIVGQFDNCLFSLHKPQSIGRTTEMDLQDGEWARMSRIRIDGVNIDHLQASTTMEGPVAWITSGKLDAVFDIKFPQDPEHDLPFNAILEEIADAISTTVLSNPSDSNPILQRIPGQRELAKPALSAPPTEFDSTDNTEPKVVVDIDLRFRDVKAAVPIFTNDLSYVNNALIRPIVGFMNANRTLVPIHCRVVKPLSHFDGAWTMWETGLLDEISVKIYDALAYHVTQANFNRRIKTVSVWSLQMTANAVLSALRNLVDPASLRLLKESYSRSEEQEEGLLSGANVLNAQPI, encoded by the exons ATGTCCCTCAGAATGTGCAGCAGCAGTTCACGCATCGCCCGACCTGGACTTTCCACGATCTCCGGTCGCACCTCGCATGATACCCTCGACAGATATTCCACGATTCGAACATTTTTTACACGACAACAAGCTAAATTCTCCACTTCCTCTACCAGCTCGTTACCTCCTTTATTGACGGTTAACCGTATTGGAAGCCCAAAGTCGCTGCAGAACTGCATCTTCGTTCGAACTCGGCAATTTCATGCTACCAAATCCGGTTATTTTTCTGGGGAACCCCAGGACGGCTACAAGGGGAAAAGACGAGCTAATGGTGATGAAAGTGACAACACTAGTACAACATCGAGTACAATCAGCTCAGAACGACAAACCGGTTCGACTGCAGAAGATTCGAAAAGAGGGAACGACGAGTCGCAGCCAGACATGAAACATGAAAGGACCCCTCCGGAACAGAGTAACGAACCACCGACACCTGCATCACCACCAACCCAACCCCATATTCTTCCCTATAACTTTGAACAGTACTCGACATTCTTTCGGCGCCTTGCCCTATCTGCACCCCATTTTCACGCACCCACCCGCGACGATTTTCTCAGAGTTGCAGATGGATTCTGGCAAAGGCTTCGTATTCGATTCAAATGGTTCACAATCAAATCATTTCGGAAATTCAACGCAGATGATATTTCAGGTATCATGACTTGGGTTCTTATGAGCCAGACTGTTTGGATCTTGGTGGGAAC GACCACTTTCTTCTCTGTTGTTTTTGCCATCGCCAATAGCCTTCAGCTACAAA ATTTTGTTGCTCGTACAATCAGTGACTATCTCACAGCCGAGACAGGTGTAACCGTCATCTTCGAGTCCGCCGTTGTACCGAAATGGAAAGATTCTCGGATCTCATTCAAAAATGTCTACGTCTCGCGTCGCCCTCTCTCTATGCAGAAAACAAAAATCAAAGAACATCAGGCAGCGTTGGGATATGATCTCAGCCATCATCCCGCGTACCATCATGTTggtgatgaagaggacgatgaaCATCGGCTACCTGCAGAGGAGGACTGCAACTATACAATGTTTGATTTGGACATTGGGTCCATTGATGTCACTCTTTCGTTATGGCGCTGGCTTGACGGTAAAGGTCTGATTGAGTCGGCAGTCGTGAAGGGCGTACGAGGTGTCTTAG ATCGCCGTTCCCTGGAATATGATCCCGACCATCCGCTGGATCCTCTGTCTTGTCGACATCCATACCAGATTGGGGACTTTGAGCTGAACTCCCTTCAGTTGGAAGACGTTCTCATAACAGTTCACCAACCTGGAGGATTTCGACCGTTTACAGCTTCCATCTTCCGAGCAGATATTCacattttccgtagacgatgGCTCGTCTACGACTTTTTGTGTGCCGAAAACATTGTTGGTCAATTTGACAATTGCTTGTTTAGCCTGCACAAGCCCCAGAGCATCGGACGGACGACGGAGATGGATCTTCAGGATGGAGAATGGGCCAGAATG TCCCGAATTCGTATCGATGGAGTCAACATTGACCATCTCCAGGCTTCTACCACAATGGAAGGACCTGTCGCCTGGATCACTTCTGGTAAACTAGATGCCGTCTTTGATATCAAATTTCCGCAGGATCCTGAACATGATCTCCCATTTAACGCTATCCTCGAAGAAATTGCCGACGCGATATCAACGACTGTTCTTTCCAATCCATCCGATTCCAATCCTATACTCCAACGGATCCCTGGACAGAGGGAGTTGGCAAAACCTGCGCTATCGGCACCACCCACTGAATTTGATTCCACAGACAACACGGAGCCAAAAGTAGTTGTTGACATTGACCTCAGGTTCAGGGACGTCAAAGCTGCTGTGCCTATCTTTACGAACGATCTTTCATACGTGAACAATGCCTTGATCAGACCTATCGTTGGCTTCATGAA TGCTAATCGGACGCTGGTTCCTATTCATTGTCGAGTGGTAAAGCCCCTCAGTCATTTCGACGGCGCTTGGACA ATGTGGGAAA CCGGCCTCCTGGATGAAATTTCTGTGAAG ATTTACGACGCACTTGCATATCACGTCACACAGGCAAATTTCAACCGAAGAATTAAAACCGTCAGCGTTTGGAGTCTTCAGATGACCGCTAACGCCGTCCTATCTGCTCTGCGGAACCTGGTGGACCCGGCATCACTTCGGTTGTTGAAGGAGTCATATTCTAGGTCTGAGGAACAAGAGGAAGGGTTGTTATCCGGTGCGAATGTTCTGAATGCGCAACCTATATGA
- a CDS encoding uncharacterized protein (CAZy:AA3), producing MHLNFASILFILGCTISTCFSKIFETTDALPLEYDFVVVGGGTAGNVIANRLTENSAVSVLVLEAGGLNENNLNLVVPSFCTRNLLPNSPVDWNYTTTPMPGLNNRSVAYPRGFVLGGSSSINFMLYTRGSSEDWDRYAAITGDPGWSWEHLQSYIRKNERFEQPVDHHNTTGQFDPKVHGFHGINTVSLTGFPWPINERVIQTTAEKPDQFPFNVDMNSGNELGIGYPQWTIKDGARSSSATSYLAPKFLQRHNLQVLLNARVTRLLSRGKSFHGVEFTVRGSTFQVTAKKEVILSAGSINTPQILMLSGIGDSSKLFSLGIQPVHHLPAVGKNLSDHPVLPLSWLVNSTDTLDTAARNATLLAEQLKQWNDTRTGPLVDGVFTHIGWFRLPHNSSIFKEFSDPSAGPNSPHMELIPENGNVRPPTPPTGNFLVLPAVVVSPLSRGEITLNSSDLLGHPIINPNFLDSDFDLFAMKEAVKAARDFISAAAWNGYIISATNNATTDAELEFFIRNSTAAIYHPVGTAAMSPKGASWGVVDPDLRVKGVEGIRVVDASIFPIIPAAHTQAPTYIVAERAADLIKAAWEGQMY from the exons ATGCACCTCAATTTTGCATCCATTCTCTTCATTTTGGGATGTACTATCTCGACCTGTTTCAGCAAAATCTTTGAAACTACAGACGCTCTGCCGCTGGAGTACGACTTTGTCGTAGTCGGAG GCGGGACAGCTGGAAATGTTATCGCGAATCGCTTGACCGAGAATTCAGCAGTGTCAGTTCTAGTCCTTGAAGCAGGTGGATT GAATGAgaacaacctcaacctcgtgGTGCCCAGTTTTTGCACGAGGAATCTGTTGCCGAACTCACCTGTGGATTGGAATTATACGACAACACCAATGCCCGGATTGAACAATCGGTCAGTCGCGTACCCTAGAGGATTCGTATTGGGAGGTAGCAGTTCAATCA ATTTCATGCTCTATACCCGAGGCTCTTCCGAAGATTGGGACCGTTATGCAGCCATCACAGGAGATCCAGGGTGGTCTTGGGAACACCTACAGTCATACATCCGAAAG AATGAACGCTTCGAGCAGCCCGTGGACCACCACAACACTACTGGGCAATTTGATCCTAAAGTACACGGCTTTCATGGGATAAACACGGTATCATTGACAGGTTTCCCATGGCCGATAAATGAGCGTGTTATTCAAACAACAGCCGAAAAGCCTGACCAGTTCCCATTCAATGTGGATATGAATTCAGGGAACGAGTTGGGGATAG GCTACCCTCAGTGGACCATCAAGGATGGTGCGCGAAGCAGTTCAGCCACCTCGTATCTGGCTCCCAAATTTCTTCAAAGACACAATCTCCAGGTCTTACTGAACGCTCGCGTCACTAGGCTTCTATCAAGAGGCAAATCTTTCCACGGTGTCGAATTCACCGTCAGAG GTTCAACCTTTCAAGTAACCGCGAAAAAAGAGGTTATTCTTTCTGCTGGTTCCATTAACACTCCACAAATCTTGATGTTGTCTGGTATTGGAGATTCTTCGAAACTCTTTTCGCTCGGTATCCAACCTGTACACCACCTGCCTGCCGTCGGCAAAAACCTTTCCGACCATCCCGTTCTGCCTCTCTCTTGGCTTGTCAACTCGACAGATACGCTCGACACAGCAGCTCGTAATGCTACGCTCCTAGCGGAGCAGCTCAAACAATGGAATGATACCCGCACGGGGCCACTTGTCGACGGAGTTTTCACGCACATAGGCTGGTTCAGGCTTCCTCATAATTCTTCAATATTCAAAGAGTTTTCGGACCCTTCCGCTGGGCCCAACTCGCCTCATATGGAACTGATCCCGGAA AATGGAAATGTCCGCCCACCCACGCCTCCTACAGGCAACTTCTTGGTATTACCAGCTGTCGTGGTGTCACCACTATCTC GAGGTGAAATTACGCTCAACTCCAGCGACCTATTGGGCCATCCAATAATCAACCCAAACTTCCTCGACTCCGATTTTGATCTTTTTGCCATGAAGGAGGCAGTCAAGGCTGCGAGAGACTTCATTTCAGCTGCGGCATGGAATGGTTACATCATTTCTGCCACGAATAATGCGACCACCGACGCAGAACTTGAGTTCTTCATCCGgaactctacggcggctatCTACCATCCGGTAGGTACGGCAGCTATGTCTCCCAAAGGTGCAAGTTGGGGCGTTGTGGATCCCGACCTGAGAGTCAAAGGCGTCGAGGGTATTCGTGTGGTGGACGCCTCTATTTTC CCCATAATACCTGCAGCCCATACTCAAGCGCCAACCTATATAGTCGCTGAGCGGGCTGCTGATCTCATTAAAGCGGCATGGGAGGGTCAGATGTATTGA